GCCTTCCACCTTTGTAAAGAGGATGAGCATCGACTTCTATGCCCTAAGGAAACAGTACCATGTCTCAACTCTGGCTATGGCTGCCCCATGACCATGACAAGACAAAGACTTGCCCAGCACCTAGAAGTGTGTCCTGCCAGTGTGGTCACTTGTTCCCTGGAATGGAACCGATGGCCGGTGAATGAGACCGATACAGCCTTCTATACGAATGCTCTCCGGGATCCAAACGTGATGAGTCAGTTGGACCTTGCAATGGCACTTAGAGATCAGAAGCTTCTGTTTGATTCAATACAGATGAAGACACTCTTTCCTGAGTTGATAGAAAGGGTAGAGGAGCCTGAGGTTCCACTGGACGGTGCCGTTGGAGGACTTGATCCAGAGTGCTCGCAGTCTCAGATCTTAATCCTAGACGAATCGTTGGAAGATAGCCTTAATGGAGAAGAAGTCCAAGAACTAACCCAAGAGGAACGTCTCGCTTTGGCGGAAAGTAAGGATGTAGCCTGCTTGGAGAACTATGGgatatgggagaaaatgtttGCGAAGGAGAAGGAAGGGTGCAAGCAGACAGTGAAGAATTTAGAGGATAAAAGTTGTCAGATTAAAGACAAGAATTCCCCTCAGAATTCCGAAAATCTAGACATTGACAGGACAGGTTTAGCTCCTTGGCAAGATGGTGTTCTTGACAGGCTCCGAAAAGAGGTCAACGTGGCTGAGTATAATATGTATCTGGTGCACAACGGATGCATGCTTATCAACTTCGGCCAGCTGGCAGCTTGCACACCTAAAGAAAAGGATTTTGTTTATGGAAATTTAGAGCCCATTGAAGTTCAAACCATACACTCTTTCAATGTGCCGACCAGCTACAGAGCCAAACGTAGCCATCTGAAGGATCCATCCCAAATGATTAAAAAGACACACCGATCTGTGGACACATCTGATTTAGGCATTGCAAATGAAGAGCTTCCAAAGGCAAAACTGGTGGAATCCACACTACTGTGCTCCCTTGAAAGAGAATTAAAAGGTCATCAGATTTGTGAGAGTGTTGGAATCGATGGGCTGTATGTTGACGTTGGCACCCAAACCTTTGACTTCCATTCTGCTCCATTCAAAAGTGATGCAACTTTGGCCGATGTTGTTGCAGATCAGCCTCAAAGCCTACACGTACAAATTCAGACCGAATGTGTGACTAGGAGGCACAACAAATCATGCTCAGCCTTTACTTACCTGTGCCGTCATGCCTTCAGGCGTGATGAATATCCCTGGCACTTTAGGAATGTGCATGGAGACATCCAGTCATGTCTTACTGGCTGGTTTTTACAGCGGTGCCCACTGGCTTACCTTGGTTGCACCTTTAGCCAGAAGCAATTTCGCCCATCTAAATATCAGGCCACTATAAGCTATGATGCAGATCTTAGCACTTTCATCTTACAACCAGAAGTGACAGCGTCTCTTTACAAAGGAGTAAAAACCGTTAACAGCGAACGCAAACGTGCCAAGAATTTGGATTCCTTGAGCAGACTTCCTTTTGAAATCTTACAACACATAGTGAGTTTTCTGGATAGTGTGTCTTTGGGTCGTCTATCTCAAGTTTCCCAGCTAATGAGGGAAGTTTGCAGTACTGTTCTTCAGCAGAAGGGCATGGTGTCACTCAAATGGGAGAAAAAGACATACTCTCATGGAGGATTCACTTGGAGGGCCCGGAAACAGGTAAATGCCTAGATCGAATTTATCTTTTCGTACTTTTCAATGGCTCCCACTTTAAatcagatgtttgtttgtttataactaCACACTTTTagtaataaaggcacaaaagctGTAACTGGGTTGGTACTTTTTCAAAAGCTACACTTTATACCTACCAGGTCCAAATTGGTACCTTAAAGCAATACTTTTGTACCTTCAAGgtacatattaatttattttaccagGCTTAATTTTACCAGGCTtgagcacctcattttaccgatccccctcgtACACACAcaacccccgctcttcactttcttccgcaactccccaaccctcttcactttcatctgcgacACAACATCCACTTCACTTTCGTTCCACAACACCTCTACCTCCTCTGGTACCATGTCGGATCctttaccccgatctgttccgggaccttgcaatttacaaattaagcacctAAAAGATACAAACATGCACTTTGTGGAACTTTAATTGTAcaaaagtggaccttttaggtacaaaagtggacatttaaaaaatataccaCCTCAGTGAAAGATTTTGTACCTTGTATTTCTGAGAATGTACTATTCCTGAGAGTTCACTGTGTACTGTGAAAAATCATCTAATAATTTCTGATTGGGGccgcacgatggcgcagtgggtagcacattcgtatggagagagattagactcaataataattcacgcaaaaga
The window above is part of the Danio aesculapii chromosome 18, fDanAes4.1, whole genome shotgun sequence genome. Proteins encoded here:
- the LOC130246043 gene encoding F-box only protein 40, producing MGKNRTSSSGLHPHCEKCHNQNCKLPIDVLTSCIFISCRLNCGAAFHLCKEDEHRLLCPKETVPCLNSGYGCPMTMTRQRLAQHLEVCPASVVTCSLEWNRWPVNETDTAFYTNALRDPNVMSQLDLAMALRDQKLLFDSIQMKTLFPELIERVEEPEVPLDGAVGGLDPECSQSQILILDESLEDSLNGEEVQELTQEERLALAESKDVACLENYGIWEKMFAKEKEGCKQTVKNLEDKSCQIKDKNSPQNSENLDIDRTGLAPWQDGVLDRLRKEVNVAEYNMYLVHNGCMLINFGQLAACTPKEKDFVYGNLEPIEVQTIHSFNVPTSYRAKRSHLKDPSQMIKKTHRSVDTSDLGIANEELPKAKLVESTLLCSLERELKGHQICESVGIDGLYVDVGTQTFDFHSAPFKSDATLADVVADQPQSLHVQIQTECVTRRHNKSCSAFTYLCRHAFRRDEYPWHFRNVHGDIQSCLTGWFLQRCPLAYLGCTFSQKQFRPSKYQATISYDADLSTFILQPEVTASLYKGVKTVNSERKRAKNLDSLSRLPFEILQHIVSFLDSVSLGRLSQVSQLMREVCSTVLQQKGMVSLKWEKKTYSHGGFTWRARKQAWEFSSLFSPVDKWVFEDMPPMAEHLKVCPFYQKEIRSEPVALPSMTGLQERREEFQTLVNNIFTTDKAHGE